From one Pseudactinotalea sp. HY158 genomic stretch:
- a CDS encoding Crp/Fnr family transcriptional regulator, whose protein sequence is MTGATDGVTDGDGVTEPDTCVAIVPVFSALTPAEQLEVARFARPVRRARGELIVRPGEASSQLLVVHRGRAKISHVSPLGQEQLLRVLGPGDFTGESGFLTGAAPEYSVTALAPVQMCAFDHADLAALVRAYPSIAVRMLEVVTRRLDQAERMLGQVSMDVGSRLAAYLLDLPARWGAGGTATVDLPLSKKDIAALLGTTPETLSRRLAGLAEAGTVRLDGPRVHILDPGELAARAHG, encoded by the coding sequence ATGACCGGCGCGACCGACGGCGTGACGGACGGGGACGGCGTGACGGAGCCGGACACGTGCGTGGCGATCGTGCCCGTGTTCTCCGCGCTCACCCCGGCCGAGCAACTCGAGGTCGCGCGGTTCGCCCGCCCCGTACGCCGCGCCCGGGGCGAGCTCATCGTGCGACCCGGCGAGGCGTCGTCCCAACTGCTGGTCGTGCACCGGGGGCGCGCGAAGATCTCCCACGTCTCCCCGCTCGGGCAGGAGCAGCTGCTGCGCGTGCTCGGCCCCGGCGACTTCACCGGCGAGAGCGGCTTCCTCACCGGCGCGGCGCCGGAGTACTCGGTCACCGCGCTCGCCCCGGTCCAGATGTGCGCCTTCGACCACGCGGACCTCGCCGCGCTCGTGCGCGCCTATCCGAGCATCGCCGTGCGGATGCTCGAGGTCGTCACGCGCCGCCTCGATCAGGCCGAACGGATGCTCGGGCAGGTGAGCATGGACGTGGGCTCGCGCTTGGCGGCCTACCTGCTCGACCTGCCGGCGCGGTGGGGGGCCGGTGGCACCGCCACGGTCGACCTGCCGCTGTCGAAGAAGGACATCGCCGCCCTGCTCGGCACCACCCCGGAGACCCTGAGTCGGCGGCTCGCGGGCCTCGCGGAGGCCGGCACGGTGCGGCTCGACGGCCCGCGCGTGCACATCCTCGACCCCGGTGAACTCGCCGCCCGCGCGCACGGCTGA
- a CDS encoding cation-translocating P-type ATPase yields the protein MRMPRALTSALDGLLGPLGRARITLAAAVLLAAAAGAHLAGAPGLRDGVLVTAALVALGPIGLRAARALRVRALGIDLLVTVAVIGALVIGEYVEAAVVSFLFLFGAWIEARTLARTRSSLQGLVALAPTTAVVIRDGARAEVPAGQVRSGETVILTPGTRIAVDGEVLTGSASVAEATITGEPVPVIRTAGETVYAGTTVELGYLEVRAKEVGGDTTFAHIIDLVAQAQSSATRGQRFLERFARIYTPAIVAGAVLTGIVSGDVALALTFLVIACPGALVSSVPVAMVAGLGTLARSGVLITSGAAAEDLAAATVAVVDKTGTLTGGRPVVTALDPVGAGPLDLLGLAATVETASEHHLARAIVAAAERSGAPDPGRPSDVVTHPGRGLTARVGDRLVSVGHPDLLAEAGARVGGSSEWIAEHEAAGASVVFVAADADYLGAIAIADAVRPGAAAAVADLRATGIDRVVMLTGDNALAAGAVAARVGIDEAHARLLPHEKAEFVARLEAAGERVIMIGDGVNDAPALATARVGIAMGTTGADVSIDSADVVLLGDRLGSVAHARRTTRAMVRIMKQNTALALATVAVLVALVLLHVVGLAGGMLVHEISVLAVILNATRLVRRRDRHTRIGSNAGRGGVAPGPRQEPAFGAPQGSLGEGPAPAPTVTPTSMPDGGSGDDHVAYTRRD from the coding sequence ATGCGGATGCCCCGGGCGCTCACGTCCGCCCTCGACGGCCTCCTCGGCCCGCTCGGCCGTGCCCGAATCACCCTCGCCGCCGCCGTCCTGCTCGCGGCGGCGGCCGGGGCCCACCTGGCGGGGGCCCCGGGCCTGCGCGACGGCGTGCTCGTCACCGCCGCCCTCGTGGCACTCGGGCCGATCGGGCTGCGGGCGGCCCGGGCGCTGCGCGTGCGGGCACTGGGCATCGACCTGCTCGTGACGGTCGCCGTGATCGGCGCCCTCGTCATCGGCGAATACGTGGAGGCGGCGGTCGTCTCCTTCCTCTTCCTGTTCGGGGCGTGGATCGAGGCCCGCACGCTCGCCCGCACCCGCTCCTCGCTCCAGGGACTCGTGGCGCTCGCGCCGACCACCGCCGTCGTGATCCGGGACGGCGCGCGCGCCGAGGTGCCGGCCGGGCAGGTGCGATCCGGCGAGACCGTGATCCTCACCCCGGGCACTCGGATCGCGGTCGACGGCGAGGTGCTCACCGGGAGCGCGAGCGTGGCCGAGGCGACGATCACCGGCGAGCCCGTGCCCGTGATCCGGACCGCCGGCGAGACCGTGTACGCCGGCACCACGGTCGAACTCGGCTACCTCGAGGTGCGGGCGAAGGAGGTCGGCGGGGACACGACGTTCGCGCACATCATCGACCTCGTGGCGCAGGCGCAGTCCTCGGCCACCCGCGGGCAGCGTTTCCTCGAACGGTTCGCGCGGATCTACACCCCCGCGATCGTGGCCGGGGCCGTGCTCACCGGGATCGTCTCCGGTGACGTGGCCCTCGCGCTCACGTTCCTGGTCATCGCCTGCCCGGGGGCGCTCGTGAGCTCCGTGCCCGTGGCGATGGTCGCCGGGCTGGGCACGCTCGCCCGCTCGGGTGTGCTCATCACCTCCGGCGCCGCGGCCGAGGACCTGGCCGCGGCCACGGTCGCGGTCGTCGACAAGACGGGCACCCTCACCGGCGGGCGGCCCGTGGTCACCGCCCTCGACCCGGTCGGCGCCGGACCCCTCGATCTTCTCGGACTGGCCGCCACGGTGGAAACCGCCTCGGAACACCACCTGGCCCGCGCCATCGTGGCGGCCGCAGAACGCTCCGGCGCGCCCGACCCCGGTCGACCCTCGGACGTCGTCACCCACCCCGGGCGCGGACTCACGGCCCGGGTGGGCGACCGGCTCGTGAGCGTCGGGCATCCCGACCTGCTCGCCGAGGCGGGTGCCCGGGTGGGCGGCTCGAGCGAGTGGATCGCCGAGCACGAGGCGGCGGGCGCGAGCGTCGTCTTCGTCGCGGCGGACGCCGACTACCTCGGCGCGATCGCGATCGCCGACGCGGTTCGGCCCGGCGCCGCCGCCGCGGTTGCCGACCTTCGGGCCACCGGCATCGACCGGGTCGTCATGCTCACCGGCGACAACGCGCTCGCCGCCGGTGCGGTCGCGGCCCGGGTCGGCATCGACGAGGCGCACGCCCGGCTGCTGCCGCACGAGAAGGCCGAGTTCGTCGCCCGCCTCGAGGCCGCCGGGGAGCGGGTGATCATGATCGGCGACGGCGTGAACGACGCCCCCGCGCTCGCCACGGCCCGGGTCGGGATCGCGATGGGCACGACCGGCGCGGACGTGTCGATCGACAGCGCGGACGTCGTGCTCCTCGGCGACCGGCTCGGATCGGTCGCGCACGCCCGCCGCACCACCCGGGCGATGGTGCGGATCATGAAGCAGAACACCGCGCTGGCCCTGGCCACCGTCGCGGTGCTCGTCGCCCTCGTGCTCCTGCACGTGGTCGGCCTCGCCGGGGGGATGCTCGTGCACGAGATCAGCGTGCTGGCCGTCATCCTCAACGCCACCCGGCTCGTGCGCCGCCGCGACCGGCACACCCGGATCGGGTCGAACGCGGGACGCGGAGGCGTGGCCCCCGGACCTCGACAGGAACCCGCGTTCGGCGCGCCGCAGGGATCTCTCGGCGAGGGGCCCGCGCCCGCACCGACGGTCACGCCCACCTCCATGCCCGATGGCGGAAGCGGCGATGACCATGTTGCCTACACTCGTCGTGACTGA
- a CDS encoding universal stress protein, with translation MRFVVGYAPDRRGADAVRLASTLASNRGAALDIVAVLPVEHYDSLSPDRSYQLELERQGHEWLEQALQYVPAGIKATGHLRRAESIAEGLIAAATDPELGETAAAISIGATHRGIQGRFTLGSVASGLLHAAPVPVALPPAGYPGHPTVTRVTCATGNREGAQALLEVAIDSAAGRRVPLRIMSLVALGAGQSDDRGDRALLEEAELHAGALAERAAADLSEASPVTSVIGRGKSLEEAAQSLDFEPSEIVIVGSSRLAGPRQLFIGASARKMLRALPVPMIVVPREYDFTARP, from the coding sequence ATGCGTTTTGTCGTCGGATATGCGCCAGATCGGCGCGGTGCGGATGCGGTGCGGCTGGCATCCACGCTCGCCTCGAACCGCGGTGCCGCGCTCGACATCGTCGCCGTGCTGCCGGTCGAGCACTACGACTCGCTCTCACCCGACCGGTCGTATCAGCTCGAGCTCGAACGCCAGGGCCACGAATGGCTCGAGCAGGCGCTGCAGTACGTGCCCGCCGGGATCAAGGCCACCGGGCACCTGCGCCGCGCGGAGTCCATCGCGGAGGGGCTCATCGCCGCCGCCACCGATCCCGAGCTCGGCGAGACCGCGGCCGCGATCTCGATCGGCGCGACCCACCGCGGCATCCAGGGACGGTTCACGCTCGGCTCGGTGGCCTCCGGGCTGCTGCACGCCGCCCCCGTGCCCGTCGCCCTCCCGCCCGCCGGGTACCCCGGTCACCCCACCGTCACCCGCGTCACGTGCGCGACCGGAAACCGCGAGGGCGCCCAGGCGCTCCTCGAGGTGGCGATCGACTCGGCGGCCGGGCGGCGCGTGCCGCTGCGGATCATGTCGCTCGTGGCCCTGGGAGCCGGCCAGTCCGACGACCGCGGTGACCGTGCCCTCTTGGAGGAGGCCGAGCTCCATGCGGGCGCGCTGGCCGAACGGGCGGCCGCCGACCTGTCCGAGGCGTCGCCGGTCACGAGCGTCATCGGCCGCGGGAAGTCACTCGAGGAGGCCGCGCAGAGCCTCGACTTCGAGCCGAGCGAGATCGTCATCGTGGGCTCCAGCAGGCTCGCCGGGCCGCGCCAACTGTTCATCGGCGCCTCGGCCCGCAAGATGCTGCGGGCACTGCCGGTGCCGATGATCGTCGTGCCCCGCGAATACGACTTCACGGCCCGCCCCTAG